In Marixanthomonas ophiurae, one genomic interval encodes:
- a CDS encoding DUF4834 family protein has translation MKTILIILLVFFGLKFLIRWATPYLMKYIAKKAGQRFEQAFNGTQGNPNSKKEKEGKVTIDKVPNRKKSQKSTVGDYVDYEEVD, from the coding sequence TTGAAAACGATATTAATTATCCTTCTGGTATTTTTCGGATTAAAATTCTTAATCCGTTGGGCTACACCATATTTAATGAAGTACATTGCTAAAAAAGCAGGCCAACGTTTTGAGCAAGCTTTTAACGGAACTCAAGGTAACCCTAATTCAAAAAAAGAAAAAGAAGGTAAAGTAACGATCGATAAAGTGCCAAACAGAAAAAAATCACAAAAATCTACTGTAGGGGATTATGTGGATTACGAAGAAGTAGATTGA
- a CDS encoding transporter, with product MNNRIVYFLLIAFIATTTLSAQYTEILNANRPGSSQGAFSVGTNVLQFESGLSIGKEEHRLLFTEANTFSWDYAIRYGVLKEELEVSLMGNFQSNKVTDTRGANNFERNFANFKSNTLGAKYLLYDPYRNREAKGPNLYSWKANNRIQWADLIPAISVYAGANFDITEDNPFTPEAEKSISPKFVLSTQNNFIGGFVFVTNIIVNRVTTDNPEYGYILTLTHATNRYFSIFLENQGIKSDFYADQLLRGGVAVLINKDLQVDLSGTLNFKDTPSLWRARLGVAYRFDMHREDEFIEEKGKSGRDKRKKYKEQKKEKNERNKRKDLLEDDGDGSQL from the coding sequence ATGAACAACCGAATTGTTTACTTTCTCCTAATAGCTTTTATAGCAACCACGACGCTTTCGGCACAATACACCGAAATACTCAACGCCAATAGGCCTGGTAGCTCACAAGGTGCTTTTTCAGTAGGAACAAACGTTTTACAATTTGAATCTGGGTTAAGTATTGGAAAAGAAGAACATCGATTATTATTTACTGAAGCTAATACTTTTTCTTGGGATTACGCAATTAGGTATGGCGTATTAAAAGAAGAACTTGAGGTGAGCTTAATGGGTAACTTTCAATCTAACAAAGTAACAGACACCCGTGGAGCGAACAACTTTGAACGTAATTTTGCCAATTTTAAAAGTAATACCTTAGGAGCAAAATATTTGTTATACGATCCGTACCGCAACCGCGAAGCAAAAGGTCCTAATTTATATAGTTGGAAAGCCAATAATCGCATACAATGGGCCGACTTAATTCCAGCCATTTCTGTTTATGCAGGAGCAAATTTTGACATAACAGAAGACAATCCTTTTACACCTGAAGCAGAAAAATCTATTAGTCCAAAGTTTGTGCTATCAACACAAAACAACTTCATTGGAGGCTTTGTATTTGTAACTAATATTATTGTAAATCGAGTTACTACAGATAACCCTGAATATGGATACATACTTACATTAACACACGCTACAAATAGGTATTTTTCTATTTTCTTAGAAAATCAAGGTATAAAAAGTGACTTTTATGCCGATCAATTGCTGCGAGGTGGTGTAGCTGTCCTTATAAATAAAGATTTGCAGGTTGACCTTTCTGGTACACTAAATTTTAAAGATACTCCTTCCCTTTGGAGAGCAAGGCTTGGTGTCGCTTATCGGTTTGATATGCACCGCGAAGACGAGTTTATAGAAGAAAAAGGAAAAAGCGGGCGTGATAAAAGAAAAAAATACAAGGAGCAGAAAAAAGAAAAGAACGAACGTAACAAACGAAAAGATCTCTTGGAAGATGATGGAGATGGTAGCCAATTGTAA
- a CDS encoding GTP cyclohydrolase, which translates to MIEVKKVTNKKELKQFVTFPFKLYKDCKYWVPPLIKDEMETLDKAKNPVFKNADAWYFLAYKDGKIAGRISVIINQLEVEEQNKKKVRFGWFDVINDIEVTKTLLEKVFEIGAKHNLEYTEGPVGFSNMEKAGILTMGFEELNTMITWYHYPYYAKHFEQLGFEKQATWVEYKLSIPNSIKEKVAKFSKIVKQRYNLSVIRFKNKKEILPYVDKMFDLLNKTYNDLQTFVPIQQYQIDYYKEKYFSFVHPDYITCIKDETGKLIAFSIVMPSFSKALKKANGRLFPTGWYHLLQAQKKNDIAAFYLIGIAPELQGKGVTAIIFEEMQHLFNSKGIERVETNPELKENTAVQLLWKDYEPIQHKERSTFRKDL; encoded by the coding sequence ATGATTGAAGTTAAAAAAGTAACCAACAAAAAAGAATTAAAGCAATTTGTAACCTTCCCGTTCAAATTGTATAAAGACTGTAAGTATTGGGTTCCACCGTTAATTAAAGACGAGATGGAAACCCTTGATAAAGCAAAGAACCCTGTTTTTAAAAATGCCGACGCATGGTATTTTTTAGCCTATAAAGATGGGAAAATTGCTGGAAGGATTTCAGTTATAATTAATCAACTCGAAGTTGAAGAACAAAACAAGAAAAAAGTCCGATTTGGCTGGTTTGATGTAATCAACGATATAGAGGTGACCAAAACCTTACTTGAAAAAGTTTTTGAAATTGGCGCCAAGCATAATTTAGAATATACCGAAGGACCAGTCGGTTTTTCCAATATGGAAAAAGCAGGAATTCTTACCATGGGTTTTGAAGAGTTAAATACTATGATTACTTGGTACCACTATCCCTATTACGCAAAGCATTTTGAACAATTAGGTTTTGAAAAACAAGCCACTTGGGTAGAATATAAGTTGAGCATACCTAATTCCATTAAAGAGAAAGTTGCTAAGTTTTCAAAAATTGTAAAACAGCGTTATAATCTTTCCGTTATTAGATTTAAAAACAAAAAGGAAATATTACCGTATGTTGACAAAATGTTCGATTTGCTCAATAAAACCTACAATGATTTACAGACTTTTGTACCTATCCAGCAATACCAAATAGATTATTATAAAGAAAAATACTTCAGTTTTGTGCATCCAGACTATATCACGTGCATAAAAGATGAAACAGGGAAACTAATTGCTTTCTCCATTGTTATGCCATCTTTTAGTAAAGCATTAAAAAAGGCAAATGGAAGATTATTTCCTACCGGCTGGTATCATCTTTTGCAAGCTCAAAAGAAAAATGATATTGCAGCTTTTTACTTAATAGGAATTGCCCCTGAACTACAAGGAAAAGGGGTTACCGCTATTATTTTTGAAGAAATGCAACACTTATTCAATTCAAAAGGTATTGAGCGCGTAGAAACCAACCCTGAATTAAAAGAAAACACGGCGGTACAACTGCTTTGGAAAGATTATGAACCCATTCAACATAAAGAACGGAGTACCTTTAGGAAGGATTTGTAA
- a CDS encoding tetratricopeptide repeat protein: MKNINQTYSVVYNNHEFKDPNRFISMVEPIKEKLLELDSKSDDFEKGKRLISDFSLNKSYKKFEKEALPYLYKAIELQSYNSKKPELNAIQKALILRTGQILFEQKRYLKSLKYFKKLVKSFPEDSEFKNWYNLALKKTTKPIDTIFLTGVVICLVVEYVFKIKNDFTLYGLVICVTGTFLTIGLYQLKKK; the protein is encoded by the coding sequence GTGAAAAATATCAACCAAACTTATAGTGTGGTTTATAATAACCATGAATTTAAAGACCCTAACAGGTTTATAAGTATGGTCGAGCCAATAAAAGAAAAGCTACTCGAATTAGATTCTAAATCCGATGACTTTGAAAAAGGAAAGAGATTAATTTCAGATTTTTCACTAAACAAATCTTATAAAAAATTTGAAAAAGAAGCATTGCCCTATCTATATAAAGCTATTGAATTACAAAGCTATAATTCAAAAAAACCTGAATTGAATGCAATACAAAAAGCATTAATTTTACGCACTGGTCAAATTTTATTTGAACAAAAAAGGTATCTAAAATCACTAAAATATTTTAAAAAATTAGTCAAATCATTTCCTGAAGATAGTGAATTCAAAAATTGGTACAATTTAGCTTTGAAAAAAACAACTAAACCAATTGACACTATTTTTTTAACTGGAGTAGTAATTTGCTTGGTAGTTGAATATGTTTTTAAAATAAAAAACGATTTTACTTTATATGGGCTGGTAATTTGTGTGACAGGAACTTTCTTAACGATAGGACTATATCAACTAAAGAAAAAGTAA
- a CDS encoding aminotransferase class I/II-fold pyridoxal phosphate-dependent enzyme: MKDLFDKIYKDKGPLGKWAEQAEGYFVFPKLEGPISNRMHFNGKEVITWSVNDYLGLANHPEVRKVDAEAGAKYGSAYPMGARMMSGHTDLHEQLQKELAAFVNKEASYLLNFGYQGMVSTIDALVSKDDVIVYDVDAHACIIDGVRLHLGQRFTYKHNDMESIEKNLKRAEKVAEKTGGGILLISEGVFGMRGEQGRLKEIAALKKKYTFRLFVDDAHGFGTLGKTGAGAGEEQGVQDDIDVYFATFAKSMASTGAFIAADEEIINYLKYNLRSQMFAKSLQMQLVEGALKRLDMLRTMPELKEKLWENVNALQGGLKKRGFDIGTTQSCVTPVYLKGSIPEAMALVKDLRENHGIFCSIVVYPVIPKGLILLRMIPTASHTMDDINETLEAFSAIRDRLEDGTYKRLSAAVAQAMGE, encoded by the coding sequence ATGAAAGATTTATTTGATAAAATTTACAAAGACAAAGGCCCGTTAGGGAAGTGGGCAGAACAAGCTGAAGGCTATTTTGTATTTCCTAAACTTGAAGGACCTATAAGCAATAGAATGCACTTTAACGGGAAAGAAGTAATTACCTGGAGTGTTAATGATTATTTAGGCCTTGCTAATCATCCTGAAGTACGTAAAGTAGATGCCGAAGCTGGTGCCAAATACGGTTCAGCATATCCAATGGGTGCTCGTATGATGAGTGGTCATACCGATCTTCACGAACAACTACAAAAAGAATTGGCTGCTTTTGTTAATAAAGAAGCTTCTTATTTATTGAATTTCGGTTATCAAGGAATGGTTTCTACCATTGATGCTTTGGTTTCAAAAGACGATGTAATAGTTTATGATGTAGATGCTCATGCTTGTATTATAGATGGTGTTCGTTTGCATTTAGGCCAGCGTTTTACTTATAAGCATAACGATATGGAAAGTATCGAGAAAAATTTAAAGCGTGCTGAAAAGGTTGCTGAAAAGACTGGAGGAGGAATTTTATTGATTTCTGAAGGTGTTTTTGGAATGCGAGGCGAACAAGGGAGGTTAAAAGAAATCGCTGCTCTTAAAAAGAAATATACGTTCCGTTTATTTGTTGATGATGCACACGGATTTGGTACGTTAGGAAAAACAGGTGCTGGAGCAGGTGAAGAGCAAGGCGTTCAAGATGATATTGATGTATATTTTGCCACGTTTGCAAAATCCATGGCGAGTACAGGGGCTTTTATCGCTGCAGACGAAGAAATAATAAACTACTTAAAATATAACCTACGTTCACAAATGTTTGCTAAATCATTGCAAATGCAATTGGTGGAAGGTGCTTTAAAGCGTTTAGATATGTTGCGTACCATGCCAGAGCTTAAAGAGAAACTTTGGGAGAACGTAAATGCCCTACAAGGCGGACTTAAAAAACGTGGATTTGATATTGGTACTACACAAAGTTGTGTAACGCCAGTATATTTAAAAGGAAGTATTCCAGAAGCAATGGCCTTGGTAAAAGATCTTCGTGAAAATCACGGAATATTCTGTTCTATAGTAGTTTACCCTGTGATACCTAAAGGATTAATTTTACTTAGAATGATCCCAACTGCATCCCACACCATGGATGATATTAACGAAACATTAGAAGCTTTTTCAGCTATACGTGACCGCTTGGAAGATGGAACTTATAAACGTCTTTCTGCAGCTGTTGCGCAAGCAATGGGGGAGTAA
- a CDS encoding PLP-dependent cysteine synthase family protein: MKEEIQAHDNVLQLIGNTPLIKLNNITANMKGNYFAKVEAFNPGHSSKDRIALYIIEQAEKKGILKPGSTIVETTSGNTGFSIAMVSILKGYKCILAVSSKSSKDKIDMLRTMGAQVYVCPAHVPADDPRSYYEVAKRLHEETEGSVYINQYFNNLNIEAHYKTTGPEIWKQTKGQITHLVACSGTGGTISGTARFLKEQNPDIKVIGIDAFGSVLKKYHETREFDKNEIYPYRIEGLGKNLIPAATDFDSIDKFVKVTDDESAHTARELARTEGIFAGYTSGAAMQGLKQLEEDGEFSENSNIVVIFPDHGSRYMSKIYSDEWMEQQGFLDTEVAQIDAVQVVK, encoded by the coding sequence ATGAAAGAAGAAATTCAGGCGCATGATAATGTGTTGCAATTAATAGGAAACACTCCATTAATAAAACTCAACAACATTACGGCGAACATGAAAGGCAACTATTTTGCTAAAGTAGAGGCATTTAATCCCGGTCATTCTTCAAAAGACCGTATTGCCCTTTATATTATTGAACAAGCCGAGAAAAAAGGAATCCTCAAACCTGGAAGCACGATTGTTGAAACCACTAGTGGAAACACAGGTTTCAGTATTGCTATGGTGAGTATTTTAAAAGGATACAAGTGTATTTTGGCAGTAAGTTCAAAATCTTCAAAAGATAAAATCGATATGTTACGTACTATGGGTGCACAGGTATATGTTTGTCCAGCTCACGTACCAGCAGACGATCCGCGTTCGTATTACGAAGTAGCCAAACGATTACACGAAGAAACGGAAGGTTCTGTTTATATTAACCAGTACTTCAATAACTTGAATATTGAAGCGCATTACAAAACCACGGGTCCAGAAATTTGGAAGCAAACAAAAGGACAGATAACACATTTGGTAGCTTGTAGTGGAACAGGAGGTACTATTTCTGGTACAGCACGTTTTTTAAAAGAACAAAACCCAGATATCAAAGTGATTGGTATCGATGCTTTTGGTTCTGTTCTTAAAAAATACCATGAAACACGTGAATTTGACAAAAATGAAATTTATCCTTACAGAATTGAAGGCTTGGGGAAAAACCTGATCCCAGCGGCTACAGACTTTGACTCCATTGATAAGTTTGTAAAAGTAACTGATGACGAAAGTGCGCATACGGCACGTGAGTTAGCGAGAACCGAAGGAATATTCGCTGGTTATACCAGTGGAGCTGCTATGCAAGGCTTAAAGCAACTGGAAGAAGACGGCGAGTTTAGTGAAAACAGCAATATTGTTGTTATTTTTCCAGACCACGGATCACGATATATGAGCAAAATATATAGTGATGAATGGATGGAGCAACAAGGATTTTTGGATACTGAAGTAGCTCAAATAGACGCTGTTCAGGTAGTAAAATAA
- a CDS encoding S9 family peptidase encodes MKKSIAVSVVCLIFAVSCKTDKTSEENMNITPPKATKIAKNLDMHGDTRVDNYYWLNDRENEEVIDYLERENEYYEKMTEHTKTFQKNLFEEMKSRIKEDDESVPYFYNGYYYITRFETGNDYPIYSRKKGSLNAEEEILFNVNDMAKDHSYYNLRGINISPDNKWAAFGVDTVSRRQYKLHIKNLETGEVSSETIENTTGGSTWANDNETLFYTRKDPQTLRSNEIFRHKRGTEATSDELIYTEEDDTFITYIYKTKSDKYLVIGSNSTLTSEYQILEADNPTGKFKMFQPRERGLEYNISHFGADFYVLTNKDDATNFKLMKTPETKTLKENWKDVIEHRETVLLEDIDIFKDYLVVSERNNGLNKIRIMRWDETDDYYLPFDNETYTAYTIQNREFETDTLRYGYNSLITPASVVDFNMKTREKTVKKEVEVLGGKFDKDNYESKRVWATAEDGTKIPISMVSRKGIKKDGNNPFLLYAYGSYGSTIDPYFSTVRLSLMDRGFIFAIAHVRGGEYLGRQWYEDGKLLKKKNTFTDFVDASKYVIEEGYTSADHLYASGGSAGGLLMGAIVNMNPELYNGVIASVPFVDVVTTMLDDSIPLTTGEYDEWGNPNDKEYYEYIKSYSPYDNVTKQEYPNLLVTTGLHDSQVQYWEPAKWVAKLREMKTDNNKLLLQTNMDAGHGGASGRFEALKEVAMDYAFILDLENIKE; translated from the coding sequence ATGAAAAAATCTATAGCTGTTTCCGTAGTATGCCTTATTTTTGCCGTTTCCTGTAAAACAGATAAAACTTCCGAAGAAAATATGAATATTACTCCACCGAAAGCCACTAAAATTGCTAAGAATCTTGACATGCACGGCGACACCCGCGTTGATAATTATTATTGGCTTAACGATCGTGAAAATGAAGAAGTAATCGATTACCTAGAGCGAGAAAATGAGTATTACGAGAAGATGACGGAACATACTAAAACGTTTCAAAAGAATCTCTTTGAAGAAATGAAAAGCCGAATTAAGGAAGATGATGAGTCGGTTCCCTACTTTTATAACGGATATTACTACATAACACGTTTTGAAACCGGTAATGATTACCCAATCTACTCCCGCAAAAAAGGTTCGTTGAATGCGGAAGAGGAAATCCTGTTTAATGTAAATGACATGGCCAAGGACCATTCATATTATAACTTAAGAGGAATAAATATAAGCCCAGATAATAAATGGGCCGCTTTTGGAGTGGATACGGTAAGTAGAAGACAATATAAACTTCATATCAAAAATCTAGAAACAGGGGAAGTTTCTTCTGAAACCATAGAAAATACAACGGGAGGCTCTACTTGGGCTAATGATAATGAAACACTATTTTACACTAGAAAAGATCCGCAAACACTGCGTTCTAATGAAATTTTTAGACACAAAAGAGGAACTGAAGCTACTAGTGACGAATTAATCTACACCGAAGAGGACGATACTTTTATTACTTATATTTATAAAACAAAGTCTGATAAGTATTTAGTAATTGGAAGTAACAGTACGTTGACTTCAGAATATCAAATCTTAGAGGCCGACAATCCTACAGGGAAATTTAAGATGTTTCAGCCTAGAGAAAGAGGGTTAGAATATAATATTTCTCACTTCGGAGCCGATTTTTATGTGTTAACCAATAAAGATGATGCTACCAACTTTAAGTTGATGAAAACACCTGAAACCAAAACACTAAAAGAAAATTGGAAAGATGTTATTGAGCATAGAGAAACAGTTCTGTTAGAAGACATCGATATTTTTAAAGATTATTTGGTGGTAAGTGAACGTAACAACGGCTTAAATAAAATACGTATTATGCGTTGGGACGAAACGGATGATTACTATCTGCCATTCGATAATGAAACCTATACTGCTTACACCATACAAAACCGAGAATTTGAAACCGATACCTTACGGTATGGGTACAATTCGTTAATTACCCCAGCTTCAGTAGTAGATTTCAACATGAAAACTCGCGAAAAGACGGTAAAGAAAGAAGTAGAAGTATTAGGCGGAAAATTCGATAAAGATAATTATGAATCTAAGCGCGTTTGGGCCACGGCGGAAGATGGCACCAAAATTCCAATTTCTATGGTTTCTCGTAAGGGAATTAAAAAAGATGGTAACAATCCATTTTTATTGTATGCATACGGTTCATATGGGTCAACCATTGATCCTTATTTTTCGACTGTGCGCTTAAGCTTAATGGATCGAGGATTTATTTTCGCCATTGCACACGTTCGTGGAGGAGAATACTTGGGAAGACAATGGTATGAAGACGGAAAATTACTAAAAAAGAAAAATACTTTCACCGATTTTGTAGATGCCTCGAAATATGTAATTGAAGAAGGGTATACATCCGCAGATCATTTATATGCATCAGGCGGATCGGCTGGCGGTTTGTTGATGGGTGCTATTGTTAATATGAACCCAGAACTATATAATGGTGTGATTGCTTCAGTACCATTTGTAGATGTAGTAACTACGATGCTCGACGACAGCATTCCATTAACAACAGGTGAATATGACGAATGGGGGAACCCGAACGATAAAGAATATTATGAGTATATAAAATCGTATTCGCCATATGATAATGTCACCAAACAGGAATATCCTAATTTATTGGTCACAACTGGGCTGCACGACTCGCAAGTACAGTATTGGGAACCAGCAAAATGGGTGGCGAAACTTCGGGAAATGAAGACAGATAACAACAAATTATTGCTGCAAACAAATATGGATGCCGGTCACGGTGGCGCTTCCGGCAGGTTTGAAGCATTAAAGGAAGTAGCGATGGATTATGCTTTTATACTGGACTTAGAGAACATTAAAGAGTAA
- a CDS encoding YbaB/EbfC family nucleoid-associated protein produces MFGDMMGKLKEAQEKVEATKKRLDTVLIDEKSSDNLLKITLTANREIKKIEIDDSLLEDKEQLEDYLIVNLNKAIKKATDVNEAEIGAVAKEGMPNIPGMDMFK; encoded by the coding sequence ATGTTTGGAGATATGATGGGCAAGTTGAAAGAAGCTCAAGAAAAAGTTGAAGCCACCAAAAAACGCTTAGACACCGTACTTATTGACGAGAAAAGCAGTGACAACTTATTAAAAATCACGTTGACTGCAAATAGAGAGATTAAAAAAATTGAAATTGATGATTCTTTATTGGAAGATAAAGAGCAATTGGAAGACTATTTAATTGTCAATCTAAATAAAGCTATAAAAAAAGCAACCGATGTAAATGAAGCTGAAATTGGCGCTGTTGCCAAAGAAGGGATGCCCAACATTCCTGGAATGGATATGTTTAAATAA
- a CDS encoding thioredoxin family protein produces the protein MKRVILIALIFITTIATAQMKSSKLNWHTNLEEAQTLSQVDNKPILIYFTGSDWCAPCKKLKEDFFESPKFKHKAEDLVLVVIDYPRRVDLLSQEQLDYNKTVIAKYNKQQTFPKLVMLNSEGREMGRISGYSPSRDTSKHFTFIDEHIQVE, from the coding sequence ATGAAACGTGTTATTTTAATCGCATTAATTTTTATTACTACAATAGCAACAGCACAGATGAAGAGTAGTAAATTAAATTGGCATACTAATTTAGAGGAAGCTCAAACACTTTCACAAGTAGATAATAAACCTATATTGATATACTTTACTGGAAGTGATTGGTGTGCACCTTGTAAAAAACTAAAGGAAGATTTTTTTGAAAGCCCAAAGTTTAAGCATAAAGCGGAAGATTTAGTATTGGTAGTTATAGATTACCCTAGAAGAGTCGATTTACTTAGCCAAGAACAATTAGATTATAATAAAACGGTAATAGCTAAATATAATAAACAGCAAACATTCCCTAAGCTAGTAATGCTCAATTCAGAAGGGAGAGAGATGGGGAGAATTTCGGGTTATAGTCCGTCTCGAGATACCAGTAAGCATTTTACATTTATAGATGAACATATTCAAGTTGAGTAA
- a CDS encoding YegP family protein has product MFELKKKGDQYHFNLKASNGQVILTSEMYNSKASAKNGIESIQKNCGDDARYEKKTAKNGKFHFNLKSTNGQIIGSSQMYSAESGMNNGIESVKKNAPEAEVKEVE; this is encoded by the coding sequence ATGTTCGAATTAAAGAAAAAGGGAGATCAATATCATTTCAATTTAAAAGCAAGTAACGGGCAAGTGATTTTAACTAGTGAAATGTATAACTCAAAGGCATCCGCAAAAAACGGAATTGAGTCTATTCAAAAAAATTGTGGCGACGATGCGCGGTATGAAAAGAAAACTGCTAAAAACGGAAAGTTTCATTTCAATTTAAAATCCACAAACGGACAAATTATCGGCAGTAGTCAAATGTATTCTGCTGAAAGTGGAATGAACAACGGTATTGAATCTGTAAAGAAAAATGCTCCGGAAGCAGAGGTGAAAGAAGTTGAATAA
- a CDS encoding threonine aldolase family protein, which translates to MKIDLRSDTVTKPTKGMLQAIMEAEVGDDVYKEDPTVNKLENYVAELFGMDEALFFPTGSMANQAAIKLHTQPAEQLICDKWAHVFNYEGGGASFNSGVSCKLVDGDRGMITAAQVEENINPPDFYHSPLTTLVCLENTTNKGGGACYDFEEIKKIRKVCDKHNLGLHLDGARLMNAIVAKKENPKDYGEVFDTLTICLSKGMGTPLGTLLLGKKELMKNAMRVRKVLGGGMRQIGFMAAAGLYAFENHIERLAEDHKKASEIAKTLKKQSYVSEVEPTETNIVIFYLKEGFSEEKFMEDLQNQDIIISNMGQGKLRVVTHLDYTDAMHERFLEVLRQYK; encoded by the coding sequence ATGAAAATCGACTTACGAAGCGACACCGTCACTAAACCTACCAAAGGAATGTTACAAGCCATTATGGAAGCTGAAGTAGGAGACGACGTGTATAAAGAAGACCCAACCGTAAACAAACTTGAAAACTACGTAGCCGAACTTTTTGGGATGGATGAAGCCTTATTTTTCCCTACCGGAAGTATGGCGAACCAAGCGGCTATAAAATTACATACCCAGCCTGCAGAACAATTAATTTGTGATAAATGGGCGCATGTTTTTAATTATGAAGGCGGTGGCGCCTCGTTTAACAGTGGTGTGTCTTGTAAATTGGTTGATGGTGATCGCGGCATGATTACTGCTGCACAAGTGGAAGAAAACATTAATCCACCTGATTTTTACCACAGTCCTTTGACTACCTTGGTTTGTTTGGAAAATACTACCAACAAAGGGGGAGGAGCGTGTTACGATTTTGAAGAAATAAAGAAAATTCGAAAAGTCTGTGATAAACACAATTTGGGGTTGCATTTGGATGGTGCTAGATTAATGAATGCTATAGTAGCCAAAAAAGAAAATCCAAAAGATTACGGGGAGGTGTTTGATACTTTGACCATTTGCTTAAGTAAAGGGATGGGAACTCCATTAGGAACGTTGTTACTTGGAAAAAAAGAGTTGATGAAAAATGCCATGCGCGTTCGGAAAGTGTTAGGTGGTGGTATGCGCCAAATAGGCTTTATGGCAGCAGCGGGATTATATGCTTTTGAAAATCATATTGAACGATTAGCAGAAGACCATAAAAAAGCTTCGGAAATAGCTAAAACCTTAAAAAAGCAATCGTATGTCTCAGAAGTAGAACCTACAGAGACTAATATTGTTATCTTTTACTTGAAAGAAGGGTTTTCAGAAGAAAAGTTTATGGAAGACCTACAAAATCAAGATATAATAATAAGCAATATGGGACAAGGAAAGCTTCGTGTAGTAACTCATTTGGATTATACCGATGCGATGCACGAGCGTTTTTTGGAAGTTTTGAGACAATATAAGTAA
- the prfB gene encoding peptide chain release factor 2 (programmed frameshift), which produces MITNDQIQDLKDRLDALRQYLDVAGKRIEIQNDEEKTFNPHFWDNPQEAEVFMRQLRNKKKWVDDYEEAVNFTEDTEVIFEFFKEGEGEAENVEKRFIKALKAVEALEFKNMLSEEGDDLSAVLQITAGAGGTESCDWASMLMRMYMMWAEKNGFKIKELNYQEGDVAGIKTVTLEIDGDYAFGWLKSENGVHRLVRISPFDSNAKRHTSFASVYVYPLADDSIEIDVSPGDVSWDFARSSGAGGQNVNKVETKAILTHKPSGIVIHNSETRSQLENRQKAMQMLKSQLYEIELRKQQAQRAEIEDNKMAIEWGSQIRNYVLHPYRLIKDVRTGHETGNTDAVLDGDLDDFLKAYLMKTGQKEKSDEL; this is translated from the exons ATGATTACGAACGATCAAATCCAAGACCTTAAGGATCGCCTAGATGCTTTAAGGCAGTATCTT GACGTAGCTGGAAAACGAATAGAAATACAAAATGACGAAGAAAAAACCTTCAATCCTCACTTTTGGGACAACCCACAAGAAGCCGAAGTGTTTATGCGACAACTTCGGAATAAAAAAAAGTGGGTAGATGATTATGAAGAAGCCGTAAACTTTACAGAAGATACTGAAGTAATTTTCGAATTCTTTAAAGAAGGTGAAGGCGAAGCTGAAAACGTTGAAAAGCGATTTATTAAAGCCCTCAAAGCTGTTGAAGCACTTGAGTTTAAAAATATGTTGAGTGAAGAAGGTGACGATTTAAGTGCCGTATTACAAATAACAGCAGGTGCCGGTGGTACTGAAAGTTGCGATTGGGCTAGTATGCTCATGCGTATGTATATGATGTGGGCCGAAAAGAATGGTTTTAAAATAAAAGAACTGAATTATCAAGAAGGTGATGTTGCTGGTATAAAAACCGTAACACTCGAAATTGATGGAGACTATGCTTTTGGTTGGCTTAAAAGTGAAAATGGAGTACACAGATTGGTGCGCATCTCCCCTTTTGACAGCAATGCCAAACGCCACACTAGTTTTGCCAGTGTATATGTCTACCCGTTAGCAGATGATTCTATTGAAATTGATGTAAGCCCGGGTGATGTTTCGTGGGATTTTGCACGAAGTAGCGGTGCTGGAGGACAAAATGTAAATAAAGTGGAAACCAAAGCTATTTTAACACACAAACCCTCTGGGATTGTGATTCATAATTCTGAAACGCGCTCCCAATTGGAAAACCGGCAGAAAGCCATGCAAATGTTGAAATCCCAGTTATACGAAATAGAACTTCGGAAACAACAAGCCCAGCGTGCTGAGATAGAAGACAACAAAATGGCAATTGAGTGGGGATCGCAAATACGAAACTATGTGCTACATCCTTATAGGTTAATTAAAGATGTTCGTACTGGACATGAAACTGGGAATACTGATGCTGTTTTAGATGGTGACTTAGATGACTTTTTAAAAGCCTATTTAATGAAAACTGGGCAAAAGGAAAAGAGTGATGAATTATAA